The following are from one region of the Methanospirillum hungatei genome:
- the cheB gene encoding chemotaxis-specific protein-glutamate methyltransferase CheB translates to MIRVLLVDDSEVTLMVLQSILEKEPDISVIGRAKNGREAIALASRWAPDIITMDINMPDLDGFVTTRKIMENTPTPIIIVSGIDNLEEIRASFRAVEAGALGVFRKPPGYDDPEFRSASLELISAIRTFSEVKVIRRRSSGNNGNHDEPEKITVPFRISQDIRVVLIGASTGGPQAVQEILQNMKPDFSLPMVLVQHMSPGFIEGLSLWLKESTGFQTKIAEEGEIIIPGVLYIAPDGKHTGITSDLSIEFSNTEPEHNLRPSVSYLFRSAAKNLGSKSLGVLLTGMGSDGAEELLQIRQKGGCTIIQDRESSFVYGMPGAAEARHAGMFSLPPKQIAEFLHSISLRSL, encoded by the coding sequence ATGATTCGTGTTCTCCTGGTAGATGACTCTGAAGTAACACTCATGGTTCTTCAGAGTATATTAGAAAAAGAACCAGATATATCAGTAATCGGGCGAGCGAAAAATGGCCGGGAAGCCATCGCTTTAGCATCACGATGGGCTCCTGATATAATCACGATGGATATCAACATGCCTGATTTGGATGGTTTTGTCACAACCAGAAAAATCATGGAAAATACACCCACACCCATCATTATTGTGAGTGGCATTGATAATCTTGAGGAAATTCGTGCTTCGTTTCGTGCCGTTGAAGCAGGAGCGCTTGGTGTATTTCGAAAACCACCGGGATATGACGATCCCGAGTTTAGGTCCGCTTCATTAGAACTCATTTCTGCAATCAGAACCTTTTCTGAAGTCAAAGTGATCAGAAGAAGGAGTTCAGGTAATAATGGGAACCACGACGAACCAGAAAAAATTACCGTCCCGTTTCGAATAAGTCAGGATATTCGCGTTGTTCTGATTGGGGCATCTACAGGAGGGCCTCAAGCGGTTCAGGAGATTTTACAGAATATGAAACCTGATTTTTCTCTTCCTATGGTTCTTGTTCAACACATGTCCCCCGGGTTTATTGAAGGATTAAGTCTCTGGCTGAAAGAATCAACCGGTTTTCAAACCAAAATAGCTGAAGAAGGGGAAATAATAATACCAGGAGTTTTATATATCGCACCTGATGGGAAGCATACTGGGATTACCTCTGATCTCTCCATCGAGTTCTCAAACACGGAACCAGAACATAATCTTCGCCCTTCTGTTTCTTATCTTTTCAGATCTGCTGCAAAAAATCTGGGATCCAAGTCTCTTGGTGTTTTACTGACAGGAATGGGTTCTGATGGAGCAGAAGAACTCCTACAGATCAGACAAAAGGGTGGCTGCACTATTATTCAGGACCGGGAAAGCTCTTTTGTTTATGGTATGCCTGGGGCAGCTGAAGCAAGACATGCAGGAATGTTTTCTCTCCCACCAAAGCAAATTGCTGAATTTTTGCATTCAATATCATTAAGGAGTTTATAG